In one window of Podospora pseudopauciseta strain CBS 411.78 chromosome 2 map unlocalized CBS411.78m_2.2, whole genome shotgun sequence DNA:
- a CDS encoding uncharacterized protein (EggNog:ENOG503P91C; COG:S): MKVSTVFSAFAALASLVTAAPAPGVSPVANAARGLEPSPPPLSYEKVTPITDVDEVAAVKREIEARQGVYVTVHIYWGGTSAYISPVNRGACADLVPAWKNVISSFGPDSPLVCWIYDGDWCTGDWYGPIYNPGIADLTTVGWNDRINSFICW, from the exons ATGAAGGTTTCAACTGTCTTTAGCGCCTTTGCCGCTCTGGCAAGCCTTGTTACTGCCGCCCCCGCCCCAGGTGTTTCTCCTGTCGCCAATGCCGCACGCGGTCTTGAACCTTCACCGCCCCCTTTGTCGTATGAAAAGGTCACTCCCATCACCGATGTTGATGAAGTTGCCGCTGTCAAGAGGGAGAT TGAGGCTCGCCAGGGTGTCTATGTGACTGTCCACATCTACTGGGGCGGAACCAGCGCATATATCAGCCCAGTCAACCGCGGAGCCTGTGCTGACTTGGTCCCCGCCTGGAAAAACGTCATCTCGTCCTTTGGACCAGACTCACCCCTTGTGTGCTGGATCTACGA TGGCGACTGGTGCACTGGAGATTGGTACGGACCTATCTACAATCCTGGTATTGCAGACTTGACGACTGTTGGGTGGAATGATCGGATCAACTCCTTCATTTGTTGGTAG